One window from the genome of Paracoccus marcusii encodes:
- the gltX gene encoding glutamate--tRNA ligase, whose protein sequence is MTQIVTRFAPSPTGYLHVGGARTALFNWLFARGRGGKFLLRIEDTDRARSTPEATAAILKGLTWLGLDWDGEPVSQFERKDRHAEVARQMLDQGTAYKCFSTTDEIAAWREANPRQPFLSPWRDATDLPDAPYVIRLKAPRDGETVIDDQVQGAVRVANDQLDDMVLLRSDGTPTYMLAVVVDDHDMGVTHVIRGDDHLTNTARQIQIIDAMGWPRPTYAHIPLIHGEDGKKLSKRHGAVGLHEFAALGYPPAAMRNYLARLGWSHGDDELFDDAQAREWFGLEGIGRAPARLDFKKLEHVSGHHIGRMPDDQVLAALQDYLSETGAAALTDTQRSRIRAAMGALKEKAKTLPGLLDQARFAMIERPVAVEEKAARNLDTVSRGMLKSLTAAVQNASWTRDDLEEAAQQVATENGVGLGKIAAPLRAALAGTSATPSVFDMMTALGRDETLARLQDQTDLAG, encoded by the coding sequence ATGACCCAGATCGTTACCCGTTTCGCCCCCTCTCCCACCGGATACCTGCATGTGGGCGGCGCCCGGACGGCGCTGTTCAACTGGCTGTTCGCGCGGGGGCGGGGCGGCAAGTTCCTGTTGCGGATCGAGGATACCGACCGCGCCCGCTCGACCCCCGAGGCCACTGCGGCAATCCTGAAGGGCCTGACCTGGCTGGGCCTGGACTGGGACGGCGAACCCGTCAGCCAGTTCGAACGCAAGGACCGCCACGCCGAGGTCGCCCGCCAGATGCTGGACCAGGGCACGGCCTACAAGTGCTTCTCCACCACCGACGAGATCGCGGCCTGGCGCGAGGCGAACCCGCGCCAGCCCTTCCTCAGCCCGTGGCGCGATGCGACCGACCTGCCCGACGCGCCCTATGTGATCCGCCTGAAGGCGCCGCGCGACGGAGAGACGGTGATCGACGATCAGGTGCAGGGCGCGGTGCGCGTCGCCAACGACCAGCTGGACGACATGGTGCTGCTGCGCAGCGACGGGACGCCCACCTATATGCTGGCCGTGGTGGTGGACGATCACGACATGGGCGTGACCCATGTGATCCGCGGCGACGACCACCTGACCAACACCGCGCGCCAGATCCAGATCATCGACGCGATGGGCTGGCCGCGCCCGACCTATGCCCATATCCCGCTGATCCACGGCGAGGACGGCAAGAAGCTGTCCAAGCGTCACGGCGCGGTCGGCCTTCACGAATTCGCGGCGCTTGGCTATCCGCCGGCGGCCATGCGCAACTATCTGGCGCGGCTTGGCTGGAGCCATGGCGACGACGAGCTGTTCGACGATGCCCAGGCCCGCGAGTGGTTCGGGCTGGAGGGGATCGGACGCGCGCCCGCGCGCCTGGACTTCAAGAAGCTGGAGCATGTCAGCGGCCATCATATCGGGCGGATGCCGGACGATCAGGTCCTGGCCGCGCTGCAGGATTACCTGTCGGAAACAGGCGCGGCTGCGCTGACCGACACGCAGCGCAGCCGCATCCGGGCAGCGATGGGCGCATTGAAGGAAAAGGCGAAAACCCTGCCTGGGCTGCTGGATCAGGCGCGGTTCGCGATGATCGAACGCCCTGTTGCGGTTGAGGAAAAGGCCGCGCGCAACCTGGATACGGTATCCCGTGGTATGCTGAAATCATTGACTGCTGCGGTGCAGAATGCTAGCTGGACCCGAGACGATCTGGAGGAGGCGGCCCAGCAGGTTGCCACGGAAAACGGTGTCGGACTGGGCAAGATCGCGGCACCGCTGCGCGCCGCCCTGGCCGGAACGAGCGCCACCCCCAGTGTGTTCGACATGATGACTGCGCTTGGCCGCGACGAAACGCTGGCCCGGCTGCAGGACCAGACCGATTTGGCAGGCTGA
- a CDS encoding ComEC/Rec2 family competence protein, with amino-acid sequence MLPQSGAVAPPLPQTAPRPVAAARPAAALRAGLFPWVPVCLSAGIGLWFLHPTLFGAAHWTVMACLLALSLTIARHAPLWADRGRIGWPQADAVHLSALALSFVIAGTGLVAFRAAHVAAPVLEWRYYGPVEGRVIQIDRSGRDRMRLTLDGVVLHDLSPDRTPARVRLSLMGDDALPPLGQRVMLTGHLGPPPAPSSPGSFDFRMFAWFDGLGAVGYSRTPIMAVAPPQGGVWWAHRARMSISAAIQDRIGGQAGAVASALMTGDRSGIAEETNEVMRASNLYHIISISGLHMGMLAAFVYGAVRMVLVGVQGAGIGLARPMHKWAAGIALAAAAAYLWLSGGGVATERSFIMVAVMLGAIIADRRAISLRTVALAATIVLIYSPEAVVSAGFQMSFAATVALILVYGPWARVSPRLPWWLRAVAMLIVSSLIAAVATSPIAAAHFNRMAQYGLLANLLAVPVMGTLVMPAGVIGAVLALVGLEAPALWVMGIGTEWMLWVARFVADLGGAVTGVAKPPAAVVPLMGFGAVLGILCWRPAARRGVLTQAGFVLAMTLLIAAAALWMTARRPLLLIAPEGEAVGLMTPEGRAISKPSGGAFVVSTWLQEDGDMADQETAAARPAWTGDRRDRQAALSGGWQVWHLTGKGSGARAAAACRPDRIVVATEPVDIDGKPRCLLLDPKRLRRSGAVAIRMTADGPQVTTGQPMRLSR; translated from the coding sequence ATGTTGCCCCAATCGGGGGCGGTCGCGCCCCCCCTGCCCCAGACCGCACCCCGCCCCGTGGCCGCCGCGCGCCCCGCCGCGGCGCTGCGCGCGGGACTGTTTCCCTGGGTGCCGGTCTGCCTGTCGGCCGGGATCGGGCTGTGGTTCCTGCATCCGACGCTGTTCGGCGCGGCCCATTGGACCGTGATGGCCTGCCTGCTGGCGCTGTCGCTGACCATCGCCCGCCACGCGCCCCTTTGGGCCGACCGAGGCCGGATCGGCTGGCCTCAGGCCGATGCCGTCCATCTGTCCGCACTGGCGCTGTCCTTCGTGATCGCCGGCACCGGCCTGGTCGCGTTCCGCGCCGCGCATGTCGCGGCCCCGGTCTTGGAATGGCGCTATTACGGCCCGGTCGAGGGGCGGGTGATCCAGATCGACCGGTCGGGGCGCGACCGGATGCGCCTGACGCTGGACGGGGTCGTGCTGCATGACCTGTCGCCCGACCGCACGCCCGCGCGGGTACGCCTGTCGCTGATGGGCGACGATGCATTGCCGCCCCTGGGCCAGCGGGTGATGCTGACCGGGCATCTGGGCCCGCCCCCGGCGCCGTCGTCCCCGGGCAGCTTCGATTTTCGGATGTTCGCATGGTTCGACGGCCTGGGCGCCGTCGGCTATTCGCGCACGCCGATCATGGCCGTGGCGCCGCCGCAGGGGGGCGTGTGGTGGGCGCACCGGGCGCGCATGTCGATCAGCGCCGCGATCCAGGACCGCATCGGCGGACAGGCCGGCGCGGTGGCCTCGGCCCTGATGACCGGCGACCGCTCCGGCATCGCCGAGGAGACGAACGAGGTGATGCGCGCCTCGAACCTCTACCACATCATCTCGATCTCGGGGCTGCACATGGGAATGCTGGCGGCCTTCGTCTATGGCGCGGTGCGCATGGTCCTGGTGGGGGTGCAGGGCGCAGGGATCGGCCTGGCGCGACCGATGCACAAATGGGCGGCCGGCATCGCGCTGGCGGCGGCGGCCGCCTATCTGTGGCTGTCCGGCGGCGGGGTCGCGACCGAACGGTCGTTCATCATGGTCGCCGTCATGCTGGGCGCGATCATCGCCGACCGGCGGGCGATTTCCCTGCGCACGGTCGCCCTGGCCGCGACCATCGTGCTGATCTATTCACCCGAAGCCGTCGTCAGCGCCGGCTTCCAGATGAGCTTTGCCGCCACCGTGGCCCTGATCCTGGTCTATGGCCCCTGGGCGCGGGTGTCCCCGCGCCTGCCATGGTGGCTGCGCGCGGTGGCGATGCTGATCGTGTCGTCGCTGATCGCCGCCGTGGCGACATCGCCCATTGCCGCGGCGCATTTCAACCGCATGGCGCAATACGGTCTGCTGGCGAACCTGCTGGCGGTGCCGGTCATGGGCACGCTGGTGATGCCCGCGGGCGTCATCGGCGCCGTCCTGGCCCTGGTCGGGCTGGAGGCGCCGGCCCTGTGGGTCATGGGCATCGGCACGGAATGGATGCTTTGGGTCGCGCGGTTCGTCGCCGATCTGGGCGGGGCGGTGACCGGTGTGGCCAAGCCGCCCGCCGCCGTGGTGCCGCTGATGGGCTTTGGCGCTGTGCTGGGCATCCTCTGCTGGCGCCCCGCGGCGCGGCGTGGGGTGCTGACGCAGGCAGGCTTCGTGCTGGCGATGACGCTGCTGATCGCCGCCGCCGCGCTGTGGATGACTGCCCGCCGCCCGCTGCTGCTGATCGCGCCGGAGGGCGAGGCCGTGGGCCTGATGACCCCCGAGGGCCGCGCCATCTCGAAACCCTCGGGCGGCGCCTTCGTCGTCTCGACCTGGCTGCAGGAGGACGGCGACATGGCCGACCAGGAAACCGCCGCCGCCCGCCCGGCCTGGACCGGCGACCGCCGCGACCGGCAGGCGGCCCTGTCCGGCGGCTGGCAGGTCTGGCACCTGACCGGAAAGGGGTCGGGGGCCCGCGCCGCCGCCGCCTGTCGTCCCGACCGCATCGTGGTCGCGACCGAACCCGTCGACATCGACGGCAAGCCGCGCTGCCTGCTGCTGGACCCGAAACGCCTCCGCCGCAGCGGCGCCGTCGCGATCCGCATGACCGCGGATGGACCGCAGGTCACCACGGGTCAACCGATGCGGCTGTCGCGATAG
- a CDS encoding citrate synthase gives MADKTAKLHLNGQDYDLPILSPTKGPDVLDIRKLYGQADVFTYDPGFTSTASCDSTITFIDGDKGELWYRGYPIEQLAAKSCYLEVCYLLLYGELPTEAQMDDFRARVTRHTMVHEQMHNFFRGFRRDAHPMATMVGVVGAMSAFYHDSTDVNDEWQREVAAIRLIAKLPTIAAMAYKYSIGQPFVYPQNDLDYASNFLNMCFSVPAEKYEVNPALARAMDRIFTLHADHEQNASTSTVRLAGSSGANPFACIAAGIACLWGPAHGGANQACLEMLREIGTVDRIPEYIAKAKDKSDPFKLMGFGHRVYKNFDPRATVMKESADEVLDLLGVGDNPTLQVAKELEKIALEDEYFIEKKLYPNVDFYSGIILEAMGFPTSMFTPIFALSRTVGWIAQWKEMIGDPQNKIGRPRQLYVGSDRRDYVDLKAR, from the coding sequence ATGGCCGACAAGACCGCTAAACTGCACCTGAACGGGCAGGACTATGACCTGCCCATCCTGTCGCCCACCAAGGGCCCGGACGTTCTGGACATCCGCAAGCTGTATGGCCAGGCGGACGTGTTCACCTATGACCCCGGCTTCACCTCGACCGCCAGCTGCGATTCGACGATCACCTTCATCGACGGCGACAAGGGCGAGCTGTGGTATCGCGGCTATCCGATCGAGCAGCTGGCCGCCAAGTCCTGCTATCTGGAGGTCTGCTATCTGCTGCTGTACGGCGAGCTGCCGACCGAGGCGCAGATGGACGATTTCCGCGCCCGCGTCACGCGCCACACGATGGTGCATGAGCAGATGCACAACTTCTTCCGCGGCTTCCGTCGCGACGCGCATCCGATGGCGACCATGGTCGGCGTCGTGGGCGCCATGTCCGCCTTCTATCACGATTCGACCGACGTGAACGACGAATGGCAGCGCGAGGTCGCGGCGATCCGCCTGATCGCCAAGCTGCCCACGATCGCGGCGATGGCCTATAAATATTCGATCGGCCAGCCCTTCGTCTATCCGCAGAACGACCTGGATTACGCGTCGAACTTCCTGAACATGTGCTTCTCGGTCCCGGCCGAGAAATACGAGGTGAACCCGGCCCTGGCCCGCGCCATGGACCGCATCTTCACCCTGCATGCGGATCACGAGCAGAACGCGTCCACCTCGACCGTGCGCCTGGCGGGATCGTCGGGGGCGAACCCGTTTGCCTGCATCGCGGCGGGCATCGCCTGCCTGTGGGGCCCCGCCCATGGCGGCGCCAACCAGGCCTGCCTGGAGATGCTGCGCGAGATCGGCACCGTCGACCGCATCCCGGAATACATCGCCAAGGCCAAGGACAAGTCCGACCCGTTCAAGCTGATGGGGTTCGGCCATCGGGTCTACAAGAACTTCGACCCGCGCGCGACGGTCATGAAGGAATCGGCCGACGAGGTCCTGGACCTGCTGGGCGTGGGCGACAACCCGACGCTGCAGGTTGCCAAGGAACTGGAGAAGATCGCGCTTGAGGACGAGTACTTCATCGAGAAGAAGCTGTACCCCAACGTCGATTTCTATTCGGGCATCATCCTGGAGGCGATGGGCTTCCCCACGTCGATGTTCACGCCGATCTTCGCGCTGTCGCGCACGGTGGGCTGGATCGCGCAGTGGAAAGAGATGATCGGCGATCCGCAGAACAAGATCGGCCGTCCGCGCCAGCTGTATGTCGGCAGCGACCGCCGCGACTATGTGGACCTGAAGGCGCGCTGA
- a CDS encoding SDR family NAD(P)-dependent oxidoreductase, producing the protein MSEIEQTGATRLALVTGASRGLGAALAEGLAAQGYHVLAVARTVGALEELDDRIRAAGGQATLAPMDVTEPEAMKQMTQAIAGRWGGLDLWAHCAVHAAPMSPAPHIEGRDWSKSMLVNVEVARGLIAMLEPLLRQRRGTALFFDDARGGQKFFGAYGASKAAQIALARSWQAETVQTGPRVLIDSPAPMPTAVRARFHPGEDRGALAPCRDEAARILSLL; encoded by the coding sequence ATGAGCGAGATCGAACAGACAGGCGCCACCCGGCTGGCGCTGGTGACGGGGGCCTCTCGGGGGCTTGGGGCGGCGCTGGCCGAGGGGCTGGCGGCGCAGGGCTATCACGTGCTGGCGGTCGCGCGGACCGTGGGCGCGCTGGAGGAGCTGGACGACCGCATCCGTGCGGCCGGTGGCCAGGCGACACTGGCGCCGATGGACGTGACCGAACCCGAGGCGATGAAGCAGATGACCCAGGCCATTGCCGGCCGGTGGGGCGGGCTGGACCTGTGGGCGCATTGCGCGGTTCATGCGGCGCCGATGTCGCCGGCGCCCCATATCGAGGGGCGCGACTGGTCCAAGTCGATGCTGGTCAATGTCGAGGTCGCCCGCGGCCTGATCGCCATGCTGGAGCCGCTGCTGCGCCAGCGCCGGGGAACGGCGCTGTTCTTTGACGATGCGCGGGGCGGGCAGAAGTTCTTTGGCGCCTACGGCGCGTCCAAGGCCGCGCAGATCGCGTTGGCGCGCAGCTGGCAGGCCGAGACGGTGCAGACCGGCCCGCGGGTGCTGATCGATTCGCCGGCGCCCATGCCGACCGCCGTCCGCGCGCGGTTCCATCCAGGCGAGGATCGCGGCGCGCTGGCACCGTGCAGGGACGAGGCGGCGCGCATCCTGTCGCTGTTGTGA